A window of Streptomyces gilvosporeus contains these coding sequences:
- a CDS encoding YbhB/YbcL family Raf kinase inhibitor-like protein, giving the protein MTGIELRSVAFADHAEIPRRHTGEGDDVSPPLIWSAVPDGTSELVLLCEDPDAPGGSFLHWLVTGIDPRSSGAAEGESPPGGTEWPNGFGRVGWGGPMPPPGHGTHRYFFRLWAVSQSLPLQERPTVDAVHRAVKGVELASGVLVGTYRR; this is encoded by the coding sequence ATGACGGGAATCGAGCTCAGGAGCGTGGCGTTCGCCGACCACGCGGAGATCCCCCGGCGCCACACCGGGGAGGGCGACGACGTCTCGCCACCGCTGATCTGGTCGGCGGTGCCGGACGGTACGTCGGAGTTGGTCCTGCTCTGCGAGGACCCCGATGCCCCGGGCGGGTCGTTCCTGCACTGGCTGGTCACCGGCATCGATCCGCGGAGTTCCGGTGCGGCGGAGGGAGAGTCACCTCCCGGCGGCACGGAGTGGCCGAATGGATTCGGCCGGGTGGGCTGGGGAGGCCCGATGCCTCCCCCGGGGCACGGGACGCACCGCTACTTCTTCCGCCTGTGGGCCGTGTCGCAGTCGCTTCCCTTGCAGGAAAGGCCGACGGTCGACGCGGTCCATCGTGCCGTGAAGGGCGTGGAGTTGGCGAGCGGCGTGCTGGTCGGCACGTATCGACGCTGA
- a CDS encoding nucleoside-triphosphatase — protein MPTRILLEGRPGAGKTTVVRRLAALLRARGVVGFTTAEIRQGAARVGFALESLESGRRAVLAHVDIPGPPRVGRYGVDLGVMERLALPPLRSAAARPVPGDLVLIDELGRMELACTGFQDTVRRLFAADIDIVATVHAKNDPFTDTLKRRADIELLQVTRANRDALPEDLAARLERP, from the coding sequence ATGCCGACGAGAATCCTGCTGGAGGGACGTCCCGGAGCGGGCAAGACGACCGTTGTCCGCCGGTTGGCCGCGCTCCTGCGCGCCCGTGGGGTGGTCGGCTTCACCACGGCGGAGATCCGGCAAGGCGCCGCCCGGGTCGGTTTCGCGCTGGAATCGCTGGAGAGCGGCCGCCGGGCCGTGCTCGCCCATGTCGACATCCCGGGGCCACCGCGGGTGGGCCGGTACGGCGTCGACCTGGGCGTCATGGAGCGGCTCGCGCTGCCTCCGCTCAGGTCGGCGGCGGCGCGTCCGGTTCCCGGGGACCTCGTGCTGATCGACGAGCTCGGGCGTATGGAGCTGGCGTGCACCGGGTTCCAGGACACGGTCCGGCGCCTGTTCGCGGCCGACATCGACATCGTCGCCACGGTGCACGCGAAGAACGACCCGTTCACCGACACGCTCAAGCGGCGCGCCGACATCGAACTGCTCCAGGTGACCCGGGCGAACCGCGACGCCCTCCCCGAGGATCTGGCGGCCCGGCTGGAGCGTCCATGA
- a CDS encoding YbaY family lipoprotein, with amino-acid sequence MTHTVRGIVSLPADAPATEAARVLVEVRDVSLADAPSTVVAAQVQTDVPLAPHGRIPFSIDVPDLDPTGAYGLRVHVDLSGSGALEAGDLISTQAHAVVPESQEELTAPVSTV; translated from the coding sequence ATGACGCACACCGTCCGGGGCATCGTGTCCCTGCCCGCCGATGCGCCCGCCACCGAGGCGGCCAGGGTCCTGGTGGAGGTACGCGACGTCTCCCTCGCCGATGCCCCCTCCACCGTGGTGGCCGCACAGGTCCAGACGGACGTCCCGCTCGCCCCGCATGGCCGCATCCCCTTCAGCATCGACGTGCCCGACCTCGATCCGACGGGCGCCTACGGCCTACGCGTGCACGTGGACCTCTCCGGAAGCGGGGCACTGGAGGCCGGAGATCTCATCAGCACGCAGGCACACGCCGTAGTGCCGGAATCCCAGGAGGAGTTGACGGCCCCGGTCAGCACGGTGTGA
- a CDS encoding MvdC/MvdD family ATP grasp protein produces MILVISYDEDHTLDVVGRLEAAGREVVRFDLADFPAQGVINLDYPDGGPPDCTLTAPTGSASLADCRVAWWRRVRPFTVDRTLRTARDQGFAASETNQALYGLFHGLGCAWINPPELDAIAQHKPYQWETARRVGLMLPRTLVTNQPERARRFVQEVGVGRTVFKSFLAHADAWRETRLVRPEDLEHLDAVRYAPVIFQEFVPGADLRVTVVGERVFAAEIDASATSYPVDMRTVVDEARVRPVTLPPALTDALLRFMRRLGLVYGAIDLRRRPDGQYMFFEVNPAGQWLFVEHRAGLPISAEVAALLARIDEHGPERATSSPSMAGSTA; encoded by the coding sequence ATGATCCTCGTCATCTCCTACGACGAGGACCACACCCTGGACGTCGTGGGCCGACTGGAGGCAGCCGGCCGGGAAGTGGTGCGGTTCGACCTGGCGGACTTTCCCGCCCAGGGCGTGATCAACCTCGACTATCCCGACGGCGGGCCGCCGGACTGCACCCTCACCGCGCCCACCGGGTCCGCGTCGCTGGCCGACTGCCGCGTCGCCTGGTGGCGACGGGTCCGTCCCTTCACCGTCGACCGGACCCTGCGCACGGCCCGGGACCAGGGCTTCGCGGCGAGTGAGACCAACCAGGCGCTGTACGGACTGTTCCACGGACTCGGCTGTGCCTGGATCAACCCACCGGAGCTCGATGCCATCGCCCAACACAAGCCGTACCAGTGGGAGACGGCCCGCCGCGTGGGCCTGATGCTGCCGCGCACCCTGGTCACCAATCAGCCCGAGCGGGCACGCCGGTTCGTCCAGGAGGTCGGCGTCGGGCGCACGGTCTTCAAGTCCTTCCTCGCCCATGCGGACGCCTGGCGGGAAACCAGGCTCGTACGGCCGGAGGATCTGGAGCACCTGGACGCCGTCCGCTATGCCCCGGTGATTTTCCAGGAGTTCGTACCGGGAGCCGACCTGCGGGTGACGGTGGTGGGGGAGCGGGTCTTCGCCGCCGAGATCGACGCCTCGGCGACCAGCTATCCCGTCGACATGAGGACGGTGGTCGACGAAGCCCGGGTACGGCCGGTGACTCTGCCACCGGCCCTCACCGACGCGCTGCTGCGGTTCATGCGCCGGCTCGGTCTGGTCTACGGCGCCATCGATCTGCGCCGGCGTCCGGACGGGCAGTACATGTTCTTCGAGGTCAACCCGGCGGGGCAATGGCTGTTCGTGGAGCATCGGGCCGGCCTGCCCATCAGCGCGGAGGTCGCCGCGCTCCTGGCACGGATCGACGAACACGGACCGGAACGAGCGACGAGTTCGCCGTCCATGGCCGGCAGTACGGCATGA
- a CDS encoding M12 family metallopeptidase — protein MAVVEGDIVIGTVEEVTKAASAGGQELTPRSIGITGQQFRWPNATIPFEIDPALPDQDRVFDAITHWKTHTRIRFEPRNAGNAALFPDFVRFVPGGGCSSRVGRLGGMQLITLGDNCTAGNAIHEIGHTVGLWHEQSREDRDQFISIDFSNIAPEQQHNFLQQISDGDDIGPYDYGSIMHYPPNAFAIDASRPTITAKQPLPPGVVMGQRTGLSPGDLAGVQALYPTVPVKGKEIIKDPVHDVATKNPAHDILTKNPAHDFALKLPAHDIPTKNPAHDIPTKIPAHDFAMKVPGQELMSPADSPFVLATPHQSPALTGQSDGLVEQVRQLTQLLGSLQQGLAAVTASHQTLVTQLGPLLVGSGSVGQMR, from the coding sequence ATGGCGGTGGTCGAGGGAGACATCGTCATCGGCACCGTGGAGGAGGTGACGAAGGCCGCGTCCGCAGGCGGTCAGGAACTGACGCCCCGGTCGATCGGGATCACCGGACAGCAGTTCCGCTGGCCGAACGCGACCATCCCCTTCGAGATCGATCCCGCCCTTCCCGACCAGGACCGGGTATTCGATGCGATCACCCACTGGAAAACCCACACCCGGATCCGCTTCGAGCCACGGAACGCCGGCAATGCGGCGCTGTTCCCCGACTTCGTGCGCTTTGTTCCCGGCGGCGGGTGTTCGTCCCGGGTCGGCCGTCTGGGCGGGATGCAACTCATCACGCTGGGCGACAACTGCACCGCCGGAAACGCCATCCACGAGATCGGTCACACGGTGGGGCTGTGGCATGAGCAGAGCCGGGAGGACCGCGACCAGTTCATCTCCATCGACTTCTCCAACATCGCGCCGGAACAGCAGCACAATTTCCTTCAGCAGATTTCCGACGGCGATGACATCGGGCCCTACGACTACGGGTCGATCATGCACTACCCGCCCAACGCCTTTGCGATCGACGCCAGTCGGCCGACCATCACCGCCAAGCAGCCGCTGCCTCCCGGTGTGGTGATGGGACAGCGGACGGGGCTGTCGCCGGGCGATCTCGCCGGTGTCCAGGCGTTGTACCCGACCGTGCCCGTCAAGGGGAAGGAGATCATCAAGGACCCGGTACACGACGTCGCCACGAAGAATCCGGCCCACGACATTCTCACCAAGAATCCGGCCCACGACTTCGCCTTGAAGCTCCCGGCCCACGACATTCCCACGAAGAATCCGGCGCACGACATTCCCACGAAGATCCCGGCCCACGACTTCGCCATGAAGGTCCCGGGCCAGGAGCTGATGAGCCCGGCCGACAGCCCCTTCGTCCTCGCCACACCCCACCAGTCGCCCGCGCTGACCGGGCAGTCCGACGGGCTGGTCGAGCAGGTACGTCAGCTCACCCAGCTGCTCGGCTCCCTCCAGCAGGGCCTCGCCGCCGTGACCGCCAGTCACCAGACCCTCGTGACCCAGCTGGGCCCGCTGCTCGTCGGCAGTGGAAGCGTGGGGCAGATGCGATGA
- a CDS encoding AI-2E family transporter — protein sequence MRNRPGGERERSSAVPRRTTRQRLRALKRTARAGRPDGGAHPTGGHDGFSPLLWAAAAYAWRLLVVGAAVYIVFMVLGRFHLVTLAVFLALVVTALLGPLTDLLHRWMPRSAAVALGLLLALVLVLGVLSLIGANVAAEWEELRRQFGGDLARTERWLEGAPFHLRHGALARLQSRVSQYVATHGSSLFNAAVSGVGQLVDVLTTGVLALFCSVFFLHSGDRMWRWFGGQLPERRRSAARAGGYAAWTTFTGYTRGIVVVAATNAVLVGLALFFLGVPLVLPLAVLEFFAAFIPLVGSPIALAVATVVALAAKGPLIALVLILLIVVIGQIEGHVLHPLVMSRAVRLHPVVVALSVICGAVTAGVLGAVVAVPLVSVLWSVYGVLRTTDL from the coding sequence GGCCGGACGGGGGAGCGCACCCGACCGGCGGCCATGACGGATTCTCCCCCCTGCTGTGGGCGGCCGCCGCGTACGCATGGCGCCTGCTCGTCGTGGGCGCCGCCGTCTACATCGTCTTCATGGTGCTCGGGCGGTTCCACCTGGTGACGCTGGCGGTCTTCCTCGCCCTGGTGGTGACGGCCCTGCTGGGACCGCTGACCGATCTGCTCCACCGCTGGATGCCGCGCTCGGCGGCCGTCGCGCTCGGACTGCTGCTCGCCCTCGTGCTCGTCCTCGGGGTGCTGAGCCTGATCGGGGCGAATGTGGCCGCCGAGTGGGAAGAGCTGCGTCGGCAGTTCGGGGGCGATCTGGCGAGGACCGAACGGTGGCTCGAAGGCGCGCCCTTCCACCTCCGGCACGGAGCCCTGGCCCGCCTCCAGTCGAGAGTGTCGCAGTACGTCGCCACGCACGGTTCGAGCCTGTTCAACGCCGCGGTCAGCGGTGTCGGCCAGCTGGTGGACGTGCTGACGACCGGAGTGCTGGCGCTCTTCTGCTCGGTCTTCTTCCTGCATTCGGGGGACCGGATGTGGCGGTGGTTCGGCGGTCAACTGCCCGAGCGGAGGCGCAGCGCGGCCCGTGCCGGCGGGTACGCCGCATGGACGACCTTCACGGGATACACCCGCGGCATCGTGGTCGTCGCCGCGACCAACGCGGTCCTCGTAGGGCTGGCGCTCTTCTTCCTGGGGGTCCCGCTCGTCCTCCCCCTGGCGGTGCTGGAGTTCTTCGCCGCCTTCATCCCTCTCGTCGGCTCACCCATCGCCCTGGCGGTGGCCACGGTCGTGGCTCTTGCCGCGAAAGGTCCCTTGATCGCCCTCGTCCTCATTCTGCTGATCGTGGTCATCGGCCAGATCGAGGGGCATGTGCTGCACCCCCTGGTGATGAGCCGCGCCGTACGACTGCACCCCGTCGTCGTGGCGCTGTCCGTGATCTGCGGTGCGGTGACGGCGGGCGTCCTCGGCGCGGTCGTCGCGGTGCCGCTGGTCTCGGTCCTGTGGTCCGTCTACGGCGTCCTGCGGACGACCGATCTGTAG